The proteins below are encoded in one region of Leptospira montravelensis:
- a CDS encoding response regulator gives MVPNSIDQLIQEVESQVTDVKKDEKVYKIVMVDDIKSISSSMKRELTFVARKLDNVKLSIIDIQDPEIAYEYLQKSRPDLLISDVKMPYLTGDKLVEAVKKLYPDLPVIVVTGFATKENILSVYKSDKNSIILSKPWEPERLVGAVNQMLGTNFQWSD, from the coding sequence ATGGTTCCGAATAGTATAGACCAGTTGATACAAGAAGTAGAGTCTCAAGTAACGGATGTTAAAAAAGATGAGAAAGTTTATAAAATTGTGATGGTAGATGATATAAAATCGATTTCATCCTCCATGAAACGAGAGTTAACTTTTGTCGCACGAAAATTAGATAATGTTAAGTTGTCTATCATCGACATTCAAGATCCTGAAATTGCTTATGAATATTTACAAAAAAGCAGACCCGATCTTCTCATTTCTGATGTTAAGATGCCATACCTAACTGGTGATAAATTAGTAGAAGCGGTAAAAAAACTTTATCCAGATTTACCTGTGATTGTTGTTACTGGTTTTGCTACAAAGGAAAACATTCTTTCTGTTTATAAATCTGATAAAAACAGTATCATTTTATCGAAACCTTGGGAACCAGAAAGACTCGTTGGCGCGGTGAACCAAATGTTGGGAACCAACTTTCAGTGGTCTGATTGA
- a CDS encoding ATP-binding protein — MEISDAIDKVLNAKKELEAAWDGNPLPSFVLNHDLKILRCNASATELFQKSFFQLLGEDFVELVCKGEIQDEIRTSLSRKSDQSSFPVILSFLEGTYQILSQSISLERFVVYIVNLDTIRVPENRAEELRLKLALESGQSGVWDFSLRLGKAYFSPEYARMLGFEPEHFPQNFSHWETLVHWEDREQIRSLFENYLNGSIDSHDLEIRMYTRLGKTIWVWSRGKVVERDENDLPIRVIGTHIDITERKKTEIRTEAVIKIGQQSSRAESEDNILLLALRYSLQLTESSWGYVRICRDGVILSESGLYTVRDQSASVFMPLDSSVKLPRTIRELPIKFNLKENETVELTLYNKRTEYEGIDFKEVELLGTELVHILIRKRTEDLLLTSEWNLQSIVECSPNGILILFDGNIQFYNRSSEILLSQNKNQMRNKKVSEVFGFLNGEDPFEFIQSLSNNGFAPDQNVVEKNIILSNGQKKWVSFWAIEIIYNGEVSILVYLNDLSKSKDTEMQLLQSEKLATIGQLAAGVAHEINNPMAFISSNLETMKRYHKQLHTIMESVNLVLKKYQTDPTVSKILSDWDRYDVTNVLLDTSDMLEESIDGASRVVEIVRNIKSFAHVNKEESFVMCNLNEVITSAINISHHNIKYDSVVEFSFDNDLPEIPCHPQEIGQVIINLLVNAGHAIEEKKNHGLYSDTQGEKPGKIEIKTRYISSENNQQFAEIKIKDNGIGISEDIQSRIFDPFFSTKETGEGTGLGLSISMDIIRKHKGKIDLESIRCEGTTFTILLPTNLEDVYGSE, encoded by the coding sequence ATGGAAATCAGCGACGCTATCGATAAAGTACTAAATGCAAAGAAGGAGTTGGAAGCTGCCTGGGATGGGAATCCATTACCTTCTTTTGTATTAAACCATGACCTAAAAATCCTCAGATGTAATGCTTCTGCGACCGAACTTTTTCAGAAATCTTTTTTTCAACTTTTAGGAGAGGATTTTGTGGAACTAGTTTGTAAGGGGGAGATTCAAGATGAAATTCGGACTTCTTTAAGTCGCAAATCGGATCAGTCTTCCTTTCCTGTAATTCTTTCGTTTCTGGAAGGAACTTACCAAATTCTTTCCCAATCTATTTCTTTAGAAAGGTTTGTAGTTTATATTGTAAATTTGGATACCATTCGTGTACCGGAAAACCGCGCAGAAGAACTTAGGTTAAAATTAGCCTTAGAAAGTGGGCAGAGTGGTGTTTGGGATTTTTCTCTTCGATTAGGGAAGGCTTATTTTAGTCCGGAGTACGCAAGGATGTTAGGTTTTGAGCCTGAACATTTTCCACAAAACTTTTCCCATTGGGAGACTTTGGTTCACTGGGAAGATCGAGAACAAATTCGGTCATTATTTGAAAATTATCTAAATGGCTCCATAGATTCACATGATCTTGAAATTAGGATGTACACAAGATTAGGGAAAACTATCTGGGTTTGGAGTCGCGGAAAGGTAGTAGAAAGAGATGAGAATGATTTACCGATTCGTGTGATTGGAACTCATATTGATATAACAGAACGTAAAAAAACTGAGATTCGGACTGAAGCTGTAATTAAAATAGGCCAACAAAGTTCTCGGGCAGAGAGTGAAGATAACATACTACTTTTAGCTTTGCGATATTCATTACAGCTAACGGAGAGTAGCTGGGGATACGTTCGGATTTGTCGTGATGGAGTTATCTTAAGCGAATCTGGACTTTATACAGTGCGGGACCAGTCTGCTTCTGTTTTTATGCCACTTGATTCTTCTGTTAAGTTGCCTCGCACCATTAGAGAATTACCTATTAAGTTTAATTTAAAAGAAAATGAAACTGTCGAGTTAACTCTTTATAACAAAAGAACTGAATATGAAGGAATCGATTTTAAAGAAGTCGAATTACTTGGTACTGAGTTAGTTCATATTCTGATTCGAAAAAGAACTGAAGATTTGCTTTTAACTAGTGAGTGGAATCTACAATCTATTGTAGAATGTTCTCCAAACGGAATTTTGATTTTATTTGACGGTAATATTCAGTTTTATAATCGAAGTTCGGAGATTCTTCTCTCGCAAAATAAAAACCAGATGAGAAATAAAAAAGTATCTGAAGTCTTTGGTTTTTTAAATGGCGAAGACCCTTTCGAGTTCATTCAATCTTTATCAAATAATGGATTTGCTCCAGATCAGAATGTAGTTGAGAAAAATATTATTTTGTCAAATGGTCAGAAAAAATGGGTTAGTTTTTGGGCTATTGAGATTATATATAATGGTGAAGTTTCGATATTAGTTTATCTTAATGATCTATCGAAGTCCAAGGATACAGAGATGCAACTTTTACAAAGTGAAAAGTTAGCTACGATTGGGCAATTAGCTGCCGGTGTGGCACATGAGATCAATAATCCAATGGCTTTTATATCAAGTAATTTAGAAACAATGAAGAGGTATCACAAACAGCTTCATACCATAATGGAAAGTGTAAATTTAGTTTTAAAAAAATACCAAACAGATCCTACTGTTTCAAAAATTCTTTCTGATTGGGATCGTTATGATGTAACTAACGTTTTACTGGATACTTCGGATATGTTGGAGGAATCTATAGATGGTGCCAGTCGTGTTGTGGAAATTGTTCGTAATATCAAAAGTTTTGCTCATGTGAATAAAGAAGAAAGTTTTGTAATGTGTAATTTAAACGAGGTGATTACTTCCGCCATAAATATAAGTCATCATAATATAAAATATGATAGTGTAGTTGAATTTTCATTTGATAATGATCTTCCTGAAATTCCTTGCCATCCACAGGAGATTGGTCAAGTGATCATTAATTTACTAGTGAATGCTGGGCACGCAATCGAAGAAAAGAAAAATCACGGTTTATATTCTGACACACAGGGTGAAAAACCGGGAAAAATTGAAATTAAAACAAGATACATTAGTTCCGAAAATAACCAACAATTTGCAGAAATTAAGATTAAAGATAATGGAATTGGTATTTCTGAAGATATCCAATCGAGAATTTTTGATCCATTTTTCTCTACAAAAGAAACAGGCGAAGGGACTGGTCTTGGTTTATCCATCAGCATGGATATCATTCGAAAACATAAAGGGAAAATAGACCTAGAGAGTATTCGTTGTGAAGGCACAACGTTTACAATTTTATTGCCAACAAATCTGGAGGATGTATATGGTTCCGAATAG
- a CDS encoding aldo/keto reductase, giving the protein MTNLEITSTLPSNQSVSVPRFGLGVWKSRPKECFEAVKSALSLGYRHIDTAAIYGNEADVGAAIKESGVNRSDIFLVTKLWNADQGYDAALRAIDVSLNKLGTNYVDMYLIHFPVTGKRNESWKALEKIKNDGKAKSIGVSNFMVSHLEELLKETGTVPAMNQVEYHPFLQDKELKEYCIKKGILLEAYSPLAHGQKLEDPRITALANRYQKSNAQILIRWSLQAGHVVIPKSKNPVRIKENADVFDFVLSEEDMKEISSWNENFRTCWDPTTVE; this is encoded by the coding sequence ATGACAAACCTAGAAATCACATCTACTTTACCATCCAACCAATCCGTTTCTGTACCAAGGTTTGGACTCGGAGTTTGGAAATCTCGTCCCAAAGAATGTTTTGAAGCAGTCAAATCTGCTTTATCTTTGGGTTATAGGCATATTGATACAGCGGCCATTTATGGGAATGAAGCCGATGTAGGTGCTGCCATTAAAGAAAGTGGAGTGAATCGAAGTGATATTTTTCTCGTTACAAAACTTTGGAATGCTGACCAAGGATACGATGCCGCCTTACGCGCAATAGATGTATCATTGAATAAACTTGGTACAAACTATGTGGATATGTATTTAATTCATTTTCCTGTAACAGGAAAGAGAAATGAATCTTGGAAAGCTTTGGAAAAAATAAAAAATGACGGAAAAGCGAAATCGATTGGAGTCAGTAATTTTATGGTCTCGCATCTTGAGGAACTTTTAAAGGAAACTGGGACTGTTCCGGCAATGAACCAAGTAGAGTATCATCCTTTTTTACAAGATAAAGAGTTAAAAGAGTATTGTATTAAGAAGGGAATTCTCCTCGAAGCATATAGCCCTCTAGCACATGGACAAAAGTTAGAAGACCCACGTATTACCGCACTGGCCAATCGTTATCAAAAATCGAATGCGCAAATTTTAATCCGATGGTCTTTACAAGCAGGACATGTAGTCATTCCGAAATCAAAAAATCCTGTTCGGATCAAAGAAAATGCGGATGTATTTGATTTTGTTTTATCGGAGGAAGATATGAAGGAAATCTCCAGTTGGAATGAAAATTTCAGGACTTGTTGGGACCCCACCACTGTAGAGTGA
- a CDS encoding ATP-dependent Clp protease ATP-binding subunit, with protein sequence MKQYDSNVQGALDIAQTEAMRRQNTEITPYHLVWGFMTLPTSVSGKSLIKYKSTVDEFLKKQARASGEIPFDSLRTSPKLAQWFTMASSRAAENGREELKEADFLKFLPQILPELKINYEDLQVKETDEEVPNFLVNLNDLAREGKLDPVIGRSKEIRSVMEILGRRSKNNPVLVGSAGVGKTAIVEGLAEQIVKGRVPDVLKGKTIYSLDMGQLMAGTKYRGEFEEKLTALLRYIKGQAGEAILFIDEIHQLVGAGKTDGAMDAANLLKPALARGELHCIGATTQDEFQKYILGDQALERRFRAVPVNEPSKEDAIEILMGIRDKHEIHHGIKISDEAIYASVLLSDQYITDKFLPDKAIDLVDEAASALKLSAEAMPTELVELESEIRSKKIFAQVEKKNEEILKEIEVLEKKFQEGKLVWEKEVNSLKQIASIKNKIDRVKFDLDAAQQRADYTEASRLKYAVLPELEKELSTFQNSWILERNHIAAVISRQTGIPVEKILKTKQDNLLHLEEDLNTVVYGQKESIREIADTLLTSYAGISSESRPLGSFLLKGPTGVGKTETAKAIAKYLFDQESNLVRLDLSEYSEKHSVAKLIGAPAGYVGYDEGGILTEAIRRKPYSVVLFDEVEKAHPDFSDILLQILDEGRLTDNKGRTINFKNTILILTTNSKNIEADFKPEVLGRLDAILTYHSLDSSIMEKLIEKQVRQLNERLKVKGIFVELSESTEHILREQGFDPKFGARPLGSVFNRIVNRPLAKEILSGTIGEGSYRADWNGEQLVFVSIPERVGSKQ encoded by the coding sequence ATGAAACAGTATGATTCGAACGTCCAGGGAGCTTTGGACATTGCGCAAACAGAAGCGATGAGGAGACAAAATACAGAAATCACTCCTTACCATTTGGTTTGGGGGTTTATGACTCTACCAACTTCGGTTTCTGGAAAATCATTAATTAAGTATAAATCGACAGTAGATGAATTTCTGAAAAAACAAGCAAGGGCTTCTGGTGAGATTCCTTTTGATTCACTTCGAACTTCACCCAAGTTGGCGCAGTGGTTCACTATGGCTTCTTCTCGCGCGGCCGAAAATGGTAGGGAAGAGTTGAAAGAGGCAGACTTCTTAAAGTTTCTACCGCAAATCTTGCCTGAGCTAAAAATCAATTATGAAGACTTGCAAGTAAAAGAAACGGATGAAGAAGTTCCCAACTTTCTTGTGAATTTGAATGACCTAGCCCGGGAAGGGAAACTAGATCCGGTCATTGGCAGGAGTAAAGAAATTCGTTCTGTGATGGAAATTCTTGGGCGTAGGTCAAAGAATAATCCAGTGTTAGTTGGTAGTGCGGGAGTTGGTAAAACTGCCATTGTGGAAGGTCTTGCCGAACAAATTGTAAAAGGACGTGTTCCAGATGTTTTAAAAGGAAAAACCATTTACTCTTTGGATATGGGTCAACTCATGGCCGGAACTAAATACAGAGGTGAGTTCGAAGAAAAGTTAACAGCATTACTTCGTTATATCAAAGGGCAAGCAGGTGAAGCGATTCTTTTCATCGATGAGATCCATCAATTGGTGGGTGCAGGTAAAACTGATGGCGCTATGGATGCTGCCAATCTTTTGAAACCTGCATTGGCTCGTGGGGAATTACATTGTATTGGAGCCACAACTCAGGATGAATTTCAAAAATATATTTTGGGTGACCAAGCTTTAGAAAGAAGATTCCGTGCAGTTCCTGTCAATGAACCAAGTAAGGAAGATGCAATCGAAATCCTTATGGGGATTCGTGATAAACATGAAATCCATCATGGAATTAAAATTTCTGATGAAGCAATTTATGCATCTGTACTTTTATCAGACCAATACATCACCGATAAGTTTTTACCGGATAAAGCGATTGATTTGGTTGATGAAGCGGCATCTGCATTAAAACTTTCTGCCGAAGCAATGCCTACAGAACTTGTAGAGTTGGAAAGTGAAATTCGTTCCAAAAAAATCTTTGCGCAAGTAGAAAAGAAAAACGAAGAGATTCTAAAGGAAATCGAGGTTTTAGAAAAAAAATTCCAAGAAGGAAAATTGGTTTGGGAAAAAGAAGTTAACTCATTGAAACAAATTGCTTCGATTAAAAACAAAATTGATCGAGTGAAGTTTGATTTGGATGCAGCTCAACAAAGAGCCGATTATACAGAGGCTTCTCGTTTGAAATATGCAGTTCTTCCTGAATTGGAAAAAGAACTAAGCACTTTTCAAAACAGTTGGATTCTCGAAAGGAATCATATAGCGGCCGTTATTTCCAGACAAACTGGTATTCCTGTGGAGAAAATTCTTAAAACCAAACAAGACAATCTACTTCATCTAGAAGAAGATCTAAATACTGTAGTTTATGGACAGAAAGAGTCGATTCGTGAAATTGCGGATACGCTTCTCACATCCTATGCAGGTATTTCTTCAGAATCAAGACCGCTTGGATCCTTTTTACTCAAAGGACCAACTGGTGTAGGAAAAACAGAAACTGCTAAGGCCATTGCCAAATACTTATTCGATCAAGAATCCAATTTGGTTCGTCTGGATCTTAGTGAATATTCTGAAAAACATTCAGTGGCAAAACTGATTGGAGCACCTGCAGGTTATGTAGGGTATGATGAAGGTGGGATTCTTACCGAAGCCATCCGAAGAAAACCTTATTCTGTGGTTCTTTTTGATGAAGTGGAGAAGGCTCATCCCGATTTTTCGGATATCCTACTTCAAATTTTGGATGAAGGTCGATTAACTGATAACAAAGGTAGAACAATCAATTTTAAGAATACCATTCTGATATTGACTACAAATTCAAAAAATATTGAAGCAGATTTCAAACCAGAAGTTTTGGGACGTTTGGATGCAATCCTAACCTACCATTCGTTAGATTCTTCCATTATGGAGAAATTAATCGAGAAACAGGTTCGTCAATTGAACGAACGTCTAAAGGTAAAAGGTATCTTTGTGGAACTTTCGGAAAGCACCGAACATATTTTACGTGAACAAGGATTTGATCCCAAATTTGGAGCAAGACCTCTCGGAAGTGTGTTCAACCGAATTGTCAATCGGCCTTTGGCAAAGGAAATATTATCGGGAACCATTGGTGAAGGTAGCTACCGCGCCGATTGGAATGGTGAACAATTAGTATTTGTTTCCATTCCAGAGCGGGTGGGATCCAAACAATAA
- a CDS encoding SpoIIE family protein phosphatase, whose product MFSLKSALGLLLLGFGLSLHSPLQAFPLSIEESNNYRDIGKYFEYVIVPESESSLDKILREDTIWRPNPKATISFPRVKNPLWIRITLIHYGNLPHTFFLHFSSPVVDVFELHSQVKGKWVTQVSGEQVLQRNKPIYSHIPAFPITLSPDETRTIYVKINSANPIFNFVSIYNSRSFIAFSKKQDIFFAAYFGAGFMMFLFSLFLANTLRYRKFFYYFFYLATVLLINFFSTGFIQYVEIGNSHTWKNYLFPITIYLTSVFGLLFTIEFLETDKNFPKATKLTRGFIFLFISLIFSMFFLELRNFIQLGVTIVIIPILLALSISMMAFFKSKKKLEVILFLFAFGSILIGAALNSLTVQGLIRPMHISSYSLPLGSAVEVFFLSMALVLKVSDYRKATEEKQEIDLQMKIAQKLQNGLLPQKRTHANGYALGFRYSPASDIGGDFVQIIVKENEIGLFLCDVSGHGIPAAMIASMAKVSLQFWDDSLDKPAYAAARIRLSLLSSLSGHFLSAFFVYINPKEKILKIANAGHHPMVYLDRKGNLEHITSSGRAINEYVESQIIEKTLPLPESGTLVLYTDGVIEARNATTGELFGEERFFNLLQNLRDQTPQTICDQVITEVEKFQKSKRSDDDITILAISLEKEFK is encoded by the coding sequence ATGTTCTCTTTGAAATCTGCCCTAGGACTCCTCCTTCTTGGATTTGGTCTTTCTCTCCATTCTCCTCTCCAGGCCTTCCCTCTATCAATTGAAGAATCCAATAACTACCGAGACATTGGTAAATACTTTGAATATGTAATTGTTCCCGAAAGCGAGTCTAGTTTGGACAAAATTTTGAGAGAAGATACAATTTGGAGACCCAATCCCAAAGCTACTATCTCTTTTCCCCGAGTGAAAAATCCCTTATGGATTCGCATCACACTGATCCACTATGGAAACTTGCCCCATACATTTTTTTTACATTTCTCGAGCCCCGTAGTCGATGTCTTCGAACTACATTCCCAGGTAAAAGGGAAATGGGTCACACAAGTTTCCGGTGAACAAGTTCTCCAAAGAAACAAACCAATTTATTCCCATATCCCTGCATTTCCAATTACGCTTTCTCCTGATGAAACAAGAACAATCTATGTGAAAATAAACTCAGCAAATCCAATCTTTAACTTTGTTTCCATTTATAACTCGAGAAGTTTTATAGCCTTTTCTAAAAAACAAGATATATTCTTTGCTGCTTATTTTGGCGCAGGGTTTATGATGTTTTTGTTTAGTTTATTCCTAGCAAATACATTACGATATAGAAAGTTTTTCTATTACTTCTTCTACTTGGCGACTGTACTTTTGATCAATTTTTTTTCGACCGGGTTTATACAGTATGTAGAAATCGGAAATTCTCATACTTGGAAAAATTATCTTTTCCCAATTACTATTTATCTGACATCCGTATTTGGATTATTATTCACAATAGAATTTCTCGAAACAGATAAAAATTTTCCGAAAGCTACTAAACTAACAAGAGGATTTATTTTTCTGTTTATATCTTTAATTTTTTCAATGTTCTTTTTAGAATTAAGGAATTTCATTCAACTAGGAGTAACAATTGTTATCATTCCTATTTTGTTAGCCTTATCAATCTCTATGATGGCATTTTTCAAAAGTAAGAAAAAATTAGAGGTGATACTATTTTTATTCGCCTTTGGCTCCATTCTCATTGGTGCTGCTTTAAATTCATTAACGGTGCAAGGTCTTATTCGGCCAATGCATATATCCTCTTATTCCCTGCCATTAGGTTCTGCCGTAGAAGTATTTTTCTTATCAATGGCATTAGTTTTGAAAGTATCAGATTACAGAAAAGCTACGGAAGAAAAACAAGAAATTGATTTACAAATGAAAATCGCACAAAAATTGCAGAACGGTCTTCTTCCTCAAAAAAGAACTCATGCAAATGGATATGCTTTAGGATTTCGGTATTCACCTGCTTCGGATATAGGTGGAGACTTTGTACAAATCATTGTAAAGGAGAATGAAATTGGATTATTTTTATGTGATGTATCTGGTCATGGAATACCTGCGGCTATGATTGCTTCGATGGCGAAAGTTTCCTTACAATTTTGGGATGATTCTTTAGATAAACCTGCTTATGCAGCAGCAAGAATTCGGTTGTCCTTACTCAGTTCTCTTTCTGGTCATTTTTTAAGTGCCTTCTTTGTTTACATCAACCCAAAAGAAAAAATCCTGAAAATTGCAAATGCCGGACACCATCCAATGGTATATTTAGATCGAAAGGGAAATTTAGAACACATCACTAGTTCTGGAAGGGCAATTAATGAATACGTTGAATCACAAATCATCGAAAAAACACTTCCTCTTCCCGAATCAGGAACTTTAGTATTATATACAGATGGCGTAATAGAAGCAAGGAATGCCACAACTGGAGAACTTTTCGGTGAGGAAAGATTTTTCAATCTTCTACAAAATTTAAGAGACCAGACTCCTCAAACTATTTGCGATCAAGTAATCACTGAAGTAGAAAAATTTCAGAAATCAAAAAGATCCGATGACGATATTACAATATTAGCAATTTCTTTAGAAAAAGAATTTAAATAG
- a CDS encoding response regulator, with translation MDRINFEKKTHWNSILNDYASFLKDAETGVRGYLLTGGDPNFLDPYRKSLVQMSTAEKFLSNQCEPLYQTELKSIIRAKQLKLEWIQNFIENYPSKRPQLNEFIESKRRMDIFRDEVQALLKKKSEKENFEKENSRKYIIRLITISGGLFFVLSIFIVWMIFVLKKNAQIILEKDLIKDRLFEIDDLYQNSPVGFHSLDKDGYFVKINKTEQDWLGYSEDELLGKIKWSDLLTKESKDTFESQFPLFKKTGQVDNLRFEVIRKDGSSLFLNVSATAIYGKNNEMIRSRSVSLDISQMVLYERELIGSRIRAEEANRAKSEFLSNMSHELRTPLNAVIGLSLWLMEDNPKPEQIDYLKNLRFSSETLLTLINDILDFNKIEERMIIIEEVDFSLKEFISSVSSSFEMKAKEKLLNFKTEIDSNLPEYICFDPTRLLQVLNNLLSNAVKFTKEGQISLRVNLVSKSLEEVVIRFEVEDTGIGINQDKLKFVFEKFTQASGDTTRRYGGSGLGLAISKGLAELMKGNLELQSELGKGSKFSFTFPCKIGKTSSVSKNQLSKDSSGLIGKKILIADDIEINRSIVIRFLKRWGIECVEASNGEEVLSKLINEKFDLILMDLHMPNMDGYTATKRIRENSLWSNIPIIALTASAQLETQEKIHKVGMNDFISKPFYPNELQQKIIHWISI, from the coding sequence ATGGACCGAATTAATTTTGAAAAGAAAACTCATTGGAATTCCATATTAAACGATTATGCATCTTTTTTGAAAGATGCAGAGACAGGTGTTCGCGGTTATCTACTCACTGGCGGTGACCCGAATTTTTTAGATCCATACCGAAAATCTTTGGTTCAAATGTCTACAGCGGAAAAATTCCTCAGTAACCAATGTGAGCCGTTATATCAGACAGAACTAAAATCAATTATTCGAGCTAAACAATTAAAATTAGAGTGGATTCAAAATTTTATTGAAAACTATCCTTCCAAACGGCCTCAACTAAATGAATTTATCGAAAGCAAAAGAAGAATGGATATTTTTCGTGATGAAGTGCAAGCCCTTTTAAAAAAGAAATCGGAAAAGGAAAACTTTGAAAAGGAAAATAGTCGAAAATACATAATTCGTTTAATTACGATATCCGGTGGTTTGTTTTTTGTTTTATCTATATTTATCGTATGGATGATTTTTGTATTAAAGAAAAATGCTCAAATCATACTTGAGAAGGATTTAATAAAAGATCGTCTGTTTGAAATAGACGATTTGTATCAGAATTCACCTGTTGGATTTCATAGTTTAGATAAGGATGGTTATTTTGTTAAAATTAATAAAACAGAACAAGATTGGCTCGGATATTCGGAAGACGAATTACTTGGAAAAATTAAGTGGTCAGATCTTTTAACAAAGGAAAGTAAGGATACCTTTGAAAGTCAATTTCCATTGTTTAAGAAAACGGGACAAGTTGACAATTTGCGATTCGAAGTGATCCGTAAAGACGGAAGCTCATTGTTTTTAAATGTATCTGCTACTGCCATTTATGGAAAAAATAATGAGATGATCCGGTCTCGTTCTGTTAGTCTGGATATTTCCCAAATGGTTTTATATGAAAGAGAACTTATTGGTTCGCGAATTCGGGCAGAGGAAGCTAACCGAGCTAAGTCGGAGTTTCTTTCTAATATGAGCCACGAACTAAGGACTCCATTAAATGCAGTGATCGGTTTATCACTCTGGCTTATGGAAGATAATCCTAAACCAGAACAAATCGATTATTTGAAAAACTTACGGTTTTCGAGTGAAACACTTCTTACCTTGATCAATGATATTTTAGATTTTAATAAAATTGAAGAAAGAATGATTATCATAGAGGAGGTGGATTTTAGCCTAAAAGAATTTATTAGTTCAGTTTCTTCTTCTTTTGAGATGAAAGCAAAAGAAAAACTTTTGAACTTTAAGACTGAGATTGATTCAAATTTGCCCGAATATATTTGTTTTGATCCCACACGTTTGTTACAGGTGCTTAATAATCTTTTATCAAATGCTGTAAAGTTTACAAAAGAAGGTCAAATCAGTCTGCGTGTTAATTTAGTTTCAAAGTCTCTTGAGGAAGTTGTCATACGATTTGAGGTGGAAGATACTGGCATTGGTATTAACCAAGACAAACTTAAATTTGTTTTTGAGAAATTCACACAAGCAAGTGGAGACACAACTAGAAGGTATGGTGGTTCTGGGCTTGGCCTTGCCATTTCAAAAGGTCTTGCGGAACTAATGAAAGGTAACTTGGAATTACAATCGGAATTAGGTAAGGGGTCCAAATTTTCTTTTACTTTCCCTTGTAAAATTGGCAAAACAAGTTCCGTTAGTAAAAATCAATTATCAAAAGACTCATCTGGTTTAATAGGAAAAAAAATCCTTATTGCCGATGATATTGAAATCAACCGATCCATTGTTATTCGGTTTTTAAAACGATGGGGCATTGAATGTGTTGAGGCCTCGAATGGAGAAGAGGTATTAAGCAAATTAATCAATGAAAAGTTTGATTTGATATTAATGGATTTACATATGCCGAATATGGATGGTTATACCGCAACAAAACGCATTAGAGAAAATTCTCTTTGGTCAAATATTCCGATTATTGCCTTAACCGCTTCCGCACAATTGGAAACTCAGGAAAAAATCCACAAAGTCGGGATGAACGATTTTATTTCTAAACCGTTTTACCCAAATGAATTGCAGCAAAAAATAATTCACTGGATATCTATTTAA